In the genome of Hydrogenobacter sp., the window CTCCTGGCATGTGTATGGAAAACAGGGAGAGCACGGCAGGTTCAAACTTATTTGATAAACTTTTTCCCCTATGGGCTTCCAAACCAAAGGATCCGTAGGACCATAAAATATAAAGGAAGGTACGCCAACGTAACTTGCTAAGTGAGACACACCACTATCGTTACCAACGAATAATCTTGCATTGCTGAGGGCTTTTGCCATCTCTGTAGGGTTTTCGCTTTCGTATATTCGTGATACGTACTTCTTTACCCACTTATCAGCTTCTCCTATAAGGTAAATAACCTCATAACCGTGTTTTTTGAGGTATTCCTCTATCCTAAGAAAAAGTTCTATTTGTGGATTTTTACGCGCAGAGCCACTTGAAGGATGGATAACAGCTTTGCCTCTCAAAGGATTGTCCTTAAGGGGTATCATATTAAGCAGCCTTGAATAAATATCTTTCAGACCTAAACTCTCAAGATAGTGATCAACTATCCAGACCCTTCTCTCAGGAAAGGGTTTTACATCACCATCTACTGACACTTTTATAACCTTTTCAAAGTCCATATGTGGGATTTCGTAATTGATCTCATCAACCCATCCTGCCTGCTTAGCGATATTAAAGTAATCAACGTTTCCGACTGCAAGGATACGTTTTCCTCTCCTTTTTAGTATTTCAAGCACTGGAAAGGTAAGAAGGGTATCTCCGAGAGCGCCTCTTCTGTAAAAGAGTATCACAGAGCTATAATTTATCCCTATGTGCGGAATTATAGGTTATGTAGGAAAGAACCCTGCTGTACTTGTTTTGCTTGAAGGACTTGAAAGGCTAGAATACAGAGGTTACGACTCTGCAGGTGTGGCTCTTGTGGAAAACGGGCATATTTTCGTAGAAAAAAAGGTTGGGAAAATTCGTGAACTTATCAGAAGTTTGTGGGGTAAGCCTCTCAAAGCTACCATAGGGATAGGGCATACCAGATGGGCAA includes:
- a CDS encoding glycosyltransferase family 9 protein, with the protein product MILFYRRGALGDTLLTFPVLEILKRRGKRILAVGNVDYFNIAKQAGWVDEINYEIPHMDFEKVIKVSVDGDVKPFPERRVWIVDHYLESLGLKDIYSRLLNMIPLKDNPLRGKAVIHPSSGSARKNPQIELFLRIEEYLKKHGYEVIYLIGEADKWVKKYVSRIYESENPTEMAKALSNARLFVGNDSGVSHLASYVGVPSFIFYGPTDPLVWKPIGEKVYQISLNLPCSPCFPYTCQERLCLNTDTLFKSFIKAIKSLMI